A single Henriciella sp. AS95 DNA region contains:
- the uvrA gene encoding excinuclease ABC subunit UvrA — protein sequence MTSPDLRMIRVRGAKEHNLKNVDVDIPRDKLVVITGLSGSGKSSLAFDTIYAEGQRRYVESLSAYARQFLELMQKPDVESIEGLSPAISIEQKTTSRNPRSTVGTVTEIYDYMRLLWARVGIPYSPATGLPIQSQTVSEMVDRTMDLPEKTRLYLLAPMIRGRKGEYRKEFAELLKNGFQRVKVDGEFHDLESPPTLDKKFKHDIDVVVDRIVIREGMEQRLAESFETALGLANGIAVLEYADIEDGETEAKRITYSANFACPVSGFTIPEIEPRLFSFNNPFGACPTCDGLGEQSKVDPQLVVPDKDLTLAKGAIAPWARSSSPYQTQTLQALADHYDFDLDTPWNKLSEDVRDIILNGTGDEEIDFVYDDGLRRYEVKKTFEGVIPNLNRRYRETESQWSRDEIAKFQSAAPCPACNGKRLKPEALAVKIDGLDISDSAEFSIKEAGNWFGQVEATLSDQHKEIASRILKEINDRLIFLNAVGLEYLSLSRASGTLSGGESQRIRLASQIGSGLQGVLYVLDEPSIGLHQRDNERLLETLKRLRDLGNSVLVVEHDEDAILTADHVIDMGPRAGVHGGEIIAEGTPEEVIAHPDSLTGAFLSGKEEIAIPPKRRLSKKTRALTIKGATGNNLKNVDATVPLGTFTAITGVSGGGKSTLIIETLYKALARKLNGASAAPAPYESIQGLNHLDKVIDIDQSPIGRTPRSNPATYTGAFGPIRDWFAGLPEAKARGYKPGRFSFNVKGGRCEACQGDGVIKIEMHFLPDVYVTCETCNGKRYNRETLEVLYKGKSIADVLDMTVEEAEKFFSAVPAIQSKMETLNRVGLSYVKVGQQATTLSGGEAQRVKLAKELSKRATGKTLYILDEPTTGLHFEDVRKLLEVLHELVDTGNTVVVIEHNLDVIKTADHLIDIGPEGGDGGGKIVATGTPEDVAAVEDSWTGRFLAETFRRQDERRAARNKVKRKASKAKEKQAAE from the coding sequence ATGACCTCCCCGGACCTTCGCATGATCCGCGTGCGCGGCGCGAAAGAACACAATCTGAAGAATGTCGACGTCGATATCCCGCGCGACAAGCTGGTCGTGATCACCGGCCTGTCCGGCTCGGGCAAATCCTCGCTCGCCTTCGACACGATCTATGCCGAGGGACAGCGGCGTTACGTCGAGAGCCTCTCGGCCTATGCGCGGCAATTCCTTGAGCTGATGCAGAAGCCGGATGTGGAAAGCATTGAAGGCCTCTCGCCAGCCATCTCCATTGAGCAGAAGACGACCAGCCGGAACCCGCGCTCGACGGTCGGCACCGTCACCGAGATTTACGACTATATGCGCCTCCTCTGGGCACGCGTCGGCATTCCCTATTCGCCGGCCACCGGCCTGCCCATCCAGAGCCAGACCGTCTCCGAAATGGTCGACCGGACCATGGACCTGCCCGAAAAGACCCGCCTCTACCTGCTCGCGCCGATGATCCGCGGCCGCAAGGGCGAATACAGGAAAGAGTTTGCCGAGTTGCTCAAGAACGGCTTCCAGCGCGTGAAGGTTGATGGCGAATTCCATGACCTCGAAAGCCCGCCGACGCTCGACAAGAAGTTCAAGCACGACATCGACGTGGTCGTTGACCGGATCGTCATCCGCGAGGGCATGGAGCAGCGCCTCGCCGAGAGCTTCGAGACCGCCCTCGGCCTCGCCAACGGCATCGCCGTGCTGGAATATGCCGACATTGAAGACGGCGAGACCGAAGCGAAACGCATCACCTATTCGGCCAATTTCGCCTGCCCGGTTTCCGGTTTCACCATTCCCGAAATCGAGCCGCGCCTCTTCTCGTTCAACAACCCGTTCGGGGCCTGCCCGACCTGTGATGGCCTGGGCGAGCAGTCAAAGGTCGATCCGCAACTCGTCGTGCCCGACAAGGATCTGACCCTCGCCAAAGGCGCCATCGCCCCATGGGCGCGCTCGTCTTCGCCGTATCAGACGCAGACACTACAGGCCCTGGCCGACCATTACGACTTTGACCTCGACACGCCCTGGAACAAGCTCTCCGAGGATGTGCGCGACATCATTCTCAACGGCACGGGCGACGAAGAAATCGACTTCGTCTATGATGACGGCCTGCGCCGCTACGAAGTGAAAAAGACCTTTGAAGGCGTCATCCCGAACCTCAACCGCCGCTATCGCGAAACCGAAAGCCAGTGGTCGCGCGACGAGATCGCCAAATTCCAGTCAGCCGCCCCCTGCCCGGCCTGTAATGGCAAGCGCCTCAAGCCCGAAGCCCTGGCGGTCAAGATTGACGGCCTCGACATCTCCGACAGCGCCGAATTCTCCATCAAGGAAGCCGGCAACTGGTTCGGCCAGGTCGAAGCCACGCTCTCCGACCAGCACAAGGAAATCGCGAGCCGCATCCTGAAAGAGATCAATGATCGGCTGATCTTCCTCAACGCGGTTGGTCTTGAATACCTCTCCCTGTCGCGCGCCTCCGGCACCCTTTCCGGCGGTGAAAGCCAGCGCATCCGCCTCGCGAGCCAGATCGGCTCCGGCCTTCAGGGCGTGCTCTACGTCCTCGACGAACCCTCCATCGGCCTCCATCAGCGCGACAATGAACGCCTTCTGGAAACGCTGAAGCGCCTGCGCGATCTCGGCAATTCGGTCCTCGTCGTCGAGCACGATGAGGACGCGATCCTCACAGCCGACCATGTCATCGATATGGGCCCGCGCGCTGGTGTTCATGGCGGAGAGATCATTGCCGAGGGCACACCGGAAGAAGTCATCGCCCATCCGGATAGCCTGACGGGTGCATTCCTCTCCGGCAAGGAAGAGATCGCCATCCCGCCGAAGCGCCGCCTGTCAAAGAAGACCCGCGCGCTCACCATCAAGGGGGCAACCGGCAACAATCTCAAGAATGTTGACGCCACGGTGCCGCTCGGCACGTTCACCGCCATCACCGGCGTCTCCGGCGGCGGCAAGTCCACCCTGATCATCGAGACGCTCTACAAGGCCCTCGCCCGAAAGCTGAATGGCGCGTCAGCCGCTCCGGCCCCCTATGAGAGCATTCAGGGCCTCAATCATCTCGACAAGGTCATCGATATCGACCAGTCGCCGATCGGCCGCACGCCGCGCTCCAACCCGGCGACCTATACCGGCGCCTTCGGCCCAATCCGGGACTGGTTCGCCGGCCTGCCAGAAGCGAAAGCCCGCGGCTACAAGCCCGGCCGTTTCTCGTTCAATGTCAAAGGCGGGCGCTGCGAAGCCTGCCAGGGCGACGGCGTCATCAAGATCGAGATGCACTTCCTGCCCGATGTCTACGTCACCTGTGAGACCTGTAACGGCAAGCGTTACAATCGCGAGACGCTGGAAGTCCTCTACAAGGGCAAATCCATCGCCGACGTGCTGGACATGACGGTCGAGGAAGCCGAGAAATTCTTCTCCGCCGTGCCCGCCATCCAGTCAAAGATGGAAACGCTGAACCGCGTCGGCCTCTCCTACGTAAAGGTTGGCCAGCAGGCGACGACGCTATCGGGCGGTGAAGCCCAGCGTGTGAAGCTCGCCAAGGAGCTATCCAAACGCGCCACCGGCAAGACGCTCTACATCCTTGATGAGCCGACCACGGGCCTCCATTTTGAGGACGTCCGCAAGCTGCTCGAAGTGCTGCATGAACTGGTCGATACAGGCAATACCGTCGTCGTGATCGAGCACAATCTCGACGTCATCAAGACGGCAGACCACCTCATCGATATCGGCCCTGAGGGCGGCGATGGCGGCGGCAAGATCGTCGCGACCGGCACGCCTGAAGACGTCGCTGCCGTCGAGGACAGCTGGACCGGCCGATTCCTCGCCGAAACCTTCCGCCGCCAGGACGAACGCCGCGCCGCCCGCAACAAGGTCAAGCGCAAGGCGTCAAAGGCAAAGGAAAAGCAGGCGGCTGAATAA
- a CDS encoding sulfur transferase domain-containing protein: MTENDAKPTPKKRKKKKTPHIAADLGDPKGRQRAERELVLGDHGFLRESFQNLHQISPEMWRANQPNPRQVREHARLRGIRTIVNLRGESTKGYYLLEKEACEAEGVALVDFQVFSRDTPKVETINAAKALFDTIEYPALMHCKSGADRAGLMSALYMIFRQEMPVSKALEQLSGKYLHVKSGKTGMLDAFFEAYIAETTDEPKPFIDWVNEDYDPARVKADFLKTFGNRFQLDRLLRRE; this comes from the coding sequence ATGACTGAAAACGACGCGAAACCCACGCCCAAGAAGCGAAAAAAGAAAAAGACGCCCCACATCGCAGCTGATCTTGGCGATCCGAAGGGCCGCCAGCGCGCCGAGCGGGAACTCGTCCTCGGTGACCACGGTTTCCTGCGCGAGAGCTTTCAGAACCTGCATCAGATCAGCCCGGAAATGTGGCGCGCGAACCAGCCCAATCCTCGTCAGGTGCGCGAGCATGCCCGGCTGCGCGGTATCCGGACAATCGTGAACCTGCGCGGTGAGAGCACGAAGGGATATTACCTGCTGGAGAAAGAGGCCTGCGAAGCCGAGGGCGTTGCGCTCGTCGATTTTCAGGTCTTCTCCCGGGACACGCCAAAGGTGGAAACGATCAATGCCGCCAAGGCGCTGTTTGATACGATCGAGTATCCGGCTCTGATGCACTGCAAGTCTGGCGCGGACCGGGCAGGCCTGATGAGCGCGCTTTACATGATCTTCCGGCAGGAGATGCCGGTGTCGAAGGCGCTTGAGCAGCTGTCAGGAAAATACCTGCATGTGAAGTCCGGCAAGACCGGCATGCTGGACGCCTTCTTCGAGGCCTATATCGCCGAGACTACGGATGAGCCAAAGCCGTTCATTGACTGGGTGAACGAGGACTATGACCCGGCCAGGGTGAAGGCGGATTTCCTGAAGACATTTGGCAACAGGTTCCAGCTGGATCGCCTTTTGCGCCGTGAATGA
- a CDS encoding nucleoside triphosphate pyrophosphatase, with the protein MVDTRAPLVLASASPRRLQLLKLADIVPDDVAPADIDETPLKNETPRELAERLAREKVLAVHKAGQFTLGGDTVVAMGRRMLPKAESDEEVAECLTLLSGRAHQVLTGISVMAPDGRQSVRVVTARVVLKRLTDRDVSRYVACKDGIGKAGGYAIQGPAAALIKSINGSYTAIVGLPLYDAVSMLEGMGYQRD; encoded by the coding sequence GTGGTTGATACGCGCGCGCCTCTGGTGCTGGCGAGCGCGAGCCCGCGGCGACTTCAATTGCTGAAGCTGGCAGACATCGTGCCGGATGACGTTGCGCCCGCCGACATCGACGAAACACCTCTCAAAAACGAAACGCCGAGGGAGCTGGCCGAGCGGCTGGCTCGCGAGAAGGTGCTTGCCGTGCACAAGGCCGGTCAGTTCACGCTGGGCGGCGATACGGTCGTGGCCATGGGGCGGCGCATGCTGCCCAAGGCCGAGAGCGATGAGGAGGTCGCCGAGTGTCTCACCCTGCTATCAGGCCGCGCGCACCAAGTGCTGACTGGCATCAGCGTCATGGCGCCGGATGGGCGACAGTCTGTTCGTGTGGTCACGGCGCGGGTGGTGTTGAAACGGCTGACCGATAGGGACGTGTCGCGCTATGTCGCCTGCAAGGACGGGATCGGCAAGGCCGGCGGCTACGCCATACAGGGGCCAGCCGCGGCACTGATCAAGAGTATCAACGGTTCCTACACAGCGATTGTCGGCCTGCCGCTCTACGATGCGGTGTCCATGCTTGAGGGGATGGGCTATCAGCGCGACTAG
- the infA gene encoding translation initiation factor IF-1 — MAKEELIEFNGTIMELLPNATFRVKLENDHEIIGYTAGKMRKNRIRILTGDKVLVEMTPYDLTKGRITYRFK; from the coding sequence ATGGCAAAAGAAGAACTAATCGAGTTCAACGGAACGATTATGGAATTGCTTCCAAACGCGACGTTTCGTGTGAAGCTTGAAAATGATCACGAGATTATCGGCTATACGGCCGGTAAGATGCGCAAGAACCGCATCCGTATTCTGACGGGCGATAAAGTCCTCGTCGAAATGACCCCTTACGATCTGACCAAGGGCCGGATCACGTACCGCTTCAAATAA
- a CDS encoding HWE histidine kinase domain-containing protein → MLETLSTHQGLPAEAVYINFRNILDNIPSAYMVMDRDLHIVYANPAYLNYVERSLDDVLGQYIFDCFPEDEKRVNAVKERFLKTLEGKVTLLDRQYFQFTHADGSTSEKCWQCVQTPYYGAHGKVSYIIQHADDITTAEELRQKYEMIAREMDHRVKNTFSVVQAVASLAGQGAADIDEFREQFNSRLTAMSRTHSALCHKDWNGLLLSEIMKNELEQYGGVPSDRICMKGPDILLGPKSSQDASMIIHELATNAAKYGCFSRPEGRLGLSWWTERSTQTLIVEWAETGMSGITEPESKGFGTQLTELMPTIEVERIYRDEGLLVRTSVPLAIATRNPFKRSRLRRAGLPRMQRAN, encoded by the coding sequence ATGCTTGAAACGTTGTCGACACACCAGGGACTTCCCGCTGAGGCAGTCTACATCAATTTCCGCAACATTCTGGACAATATCCCGTCAGCCTACATGGTGATGGATCGGGATTTGCACATTGTCTACGCTAATCCGGCCTATCTGAACTATGTTGAACGCAGCCTCGATGACGTTCTCGGCCAGTACATTTTCGATTGTTTCCCGGAAGATGAGAAGCGCGTCAACGCGGTGAAAGAGCGCTTTCTGAAGACGCTTGAAGGTAAAGTCACACTGCTAGACCGACAGTATTTTCAGTTCACCCATGCGGATGGCTCAACAAGTGAGAAATGCTGGCAGTGTGTCCAGACGCCCTATTACGGCGCGCACGGAAAAGTCTCGTACATCATTCAGCACGCCGATGACATCACGACGGCCGAAGAATTGCGCCAGAAATACGAGATGATCGCACGAGAAATGGATCACCGGGTGAAAAACACCTTTTCGGTGGTTCAGGCTGTCGCCTCGCTCGCCGGACAGGGCGCCGCGGACATCGACGAATTTCGTGAACAATTCAATTCGCGCCTGACGGCTATGAGCCGAACTCATTCCGCACTGTGCCACAAGGACTGGAACGGCCTGTTGCTGAGCGAAATCATGAAAAATGAGCTAGAGCAATATGGCGGGGTTCCATCGGACCGCATCTGCATGAAAGGCCCGGATATCCTGCTCGGCCCGAAATCCAGCCAGGACGCCTCGATGATCATTCATGAGCTGGCGACCAATGCGGCAAAATACGGCTGTTTTAGCCGCCCCGAAGGCCGGCTCGGCCTTTCCTGGTGGACCGAACGCTCAACGCAGACCCTGATCGTCGAGTGGGCGGAGACAGGTATGTCGGGCATAACCGAACCTGAAAGCAAAGGCTTCGGTACCCAGCTCACAGAGCTCATGCCGACCATTGAGGTCGAGCGCATCTACCGCGATGAAGGCCTGCTGGTGCGCACATCCGTTCCGCTGGCGATCGCAACCCGCAACCCCTTCAAACGCTCCAGGCTACGGCGCGCGGGTCTGCCCCGCATGCAGCGCGCAAATTAG
- a CDS encoding UPF0262 family protein: protein MADNRLIAVEIDEETLSSSGPDAEHERRVAIFDLIEDNSFGVIDHDGGPFVLHLSMMERKLVFQIREEDGTQVHTFILSVSPFRGIIRDYFMICESYYSAIKTQSPHQIEAIDMARRGIHNEGSELLAERLEGKIEVDFDTARRLFTLICALHAGQTRAP, encoded by the coding sequence ATGGCTGACAATCGCCTCATCGCCGTCGAGATTGATGAAGAGACGCTGAGCAGCAGCGGCCCGGATGCCGAACATGAGCGCCGCGTCGCGATATTTGACCTCATCGAGGACAATAGTTTCGGCGTTATCGATCATGATGGCGGGCCATTCGTGCTTCATCTGTCGATGATGGAGCGGAAGCTCGTTTTCCAGATCAGGGAAGAAGACGGCACGCAGGTGCATACATTCATCCTGTCGGTTTCGCCTTTCAGGGGAATTATCCGCGACTATTTCATGATCTGCGAGAGTTATTACAGCGCGATCAAGACCCAGTCACCGCATCAGATCGAGGCGATCGATATGGCCCGGCGCGGCATTCACAATGAAGGATCGGAGCTGCTCGCCGAGCGACTGGAAGGTAAGATCGAGGTCGATTTCGATACCGCCCGGCGTCTGTTCACCCTAATTTGCGCGCTGCATGCGGGGCAGACCCGCGCGCCGTAG
- the hisD gene encoding histidinol dehydrogenase, translating to MARWIDATASDFRMVFQAFLKEPRGAVDNVAETVRDVIRDVREHGGEAVARYTSKFDRLTLDPSTLQSDNVDLHALAAGCPAELKEAIDFAAARIAAYHEKQRPDDHQFTDDAGVELGWRWTALDSVGVYVPGGLASYPSSVLMNTVPAKIAGVKRVVMTAPAPGGQLSPAVAYAALKAGVDEFYPIGGAQAVAALAYGAGHLEPVDKIVGPGNAYVAEAKRQVFGTVGIDTIAGPSEILVIADETANPDWIAADLLSQSEHDASSQSILITVNKAVGTSVDNAVEKQLKSLSTELRAREAWNSHGAIILAQSLSQAAEIANKIAAEHLELAIEDPDSLLPEIRHAGAVFLGHHTPEALGDYVTGSNHVLPTSRAARFSSGLGLYDFLKRMSVQRASADGFRALAPAALKLAEAEGLPAHARSISIRTNEGGGHG from the coding sequence ATGGCTCGGTGGATCGATGCCACAGCTTCTGATTTCCGCATGGTCTTTCAGGCTTTTCTGAAAGAGCCGCGCGGCGCTGTCGACAATGTCGCCGAGACTGTGCGTGACGTCATCAGGGATGTGCGCGAACATGGCGGTGAGGCTGTCGCGCGCTACACGTCGAAATTCGACCGGCTGACGCTCGACCCATCGACGCTGCAGTCGGACAATGTCGACCTGCATGCGCTCGCGGCCGGATGTCCGGCAGAGTTGAAAGAGGCGATCGACTTCGCGGCCGCCCGCATCGCGGCCTATCACGAGAAACAGCGGCCGGACGATCACCAGTTCACCGACGATGCCGGTGTTGAACTGGGGTGGCGCTGGACCGCGCTTGATAGCGTGGGCGTGTATGTGCCGGGCGGTCTTGCCTCTTATCCAAGCTCGGTTCTGATGAATACGGTTCCGGCGAAGATCGCCGGTGTGAAGCGGGTCGTGATGACAGCGCCGGCGCCTGGCGGGCAGCTCTCGCCAGCCGTGGCCTATGCGGCATTGAAAGCGGGCGTGGATGAGTTCTATCCGATTGGCGGTGCCCAGGCTGTAGCAGCGCTGGCCTATGGAGCGGGGCATCTGGAGCCTGTCGACAAGATTGTCGGGCCGGGCAATGCCTATGTCGCTGAAGCAAAGCGGCAGGTTTTCGGCACGGTTGGCATCGATACGATTGCCGGGCCGTCGGAGATTCTGGTGATTGCGGATGAGACGGCAAACCCGGACTGGATTGCCGCCGATTTGCTGAGTCAATCCGAACATGACGCAAGTTCACAGTCGATTTTGATTACTGTGAACAAGGCTGTGGGTACGTCTGTGGATAACGCTGTGGAAAAGCAGTTGAAATCTTTGTCCACAGAATTGCGAGCGCGAGAGGCCTGGAACAGTCATGGTGCGATAATTTTAGCGCAGTCCCTCTCTCAAGCTGCTGAAATTGCTAATAAAATTGCCGCTGAGCATCTGGAGCTTGCGATTGAAGACCCTGACAGCTTGCTGCCTGAAATCCGGCATGCGGGAGCTGTGTTTTTAGGACACCACACCCCTGAGGCTTTGGGGGATTATGTTACCGGGTCTAACCATGTGCTGCCGACAAGCCGGGCCGCGCGGTTCAGCTCTGGTCTCGGTCTGTATGATTTTCTGAAGCGGATGAGTGTTCAGCGCGCCAGCGCCGATGGCTTCCGGGCCCTGGCGCCAGCCGCGTTGAAGCTGGCTGAAGCCGAAGGGCTGCCGGCCCATGCGCGATCGATTTCGATCCGGACAAATGAAGGCGGAGGTCATGGCTGA